Proteins co-encoded in one Armatimonadota bacterium genomic window:
- a CDS encoding aldo/keto reductase — translation MEYRDFGNTGIRISRLGFGAMRLPMTEKNGQRVVDEEKSIAMLHRAFELGVNYVDTAWFYCDGQSEIVVGKALKGWRDKVYVSTKYPIGNEKGYRELLEIQLRKLDTDHIDFYHFHGIGEWFLKHERRDEFIREALRAKEEGLIRHISFSFHDKPEVMMQLIDLGIFSSVLCQYNLLDRANEEALAYAKAKGLGTVVMGPVGGGRLAGLPRETAERLGIRVHSSAELALRFVFANRNVDCALSGMSAIEQVEENAAIASNMSPLSPEEVAAINAAMDENKRLADLYCTGCNYCLPHCPQEVNISHIFQAMNYYRVYGLKDYAREHYNAIGSRWVKGKKADACLECGECEQHCPQHIPIREQLKECLALFHNYTQ, via the coding sequence ATGGAGTACAGAGACTTTGGCAACACGGGAATCCGCATCTCGAGGCTGGGTTTTGGCGCGATGCGACTGCCTATGACCGAGAAAAACGGTCAGAGGGTGGTCGACGAAGAGAAGTCCATAGCCATGCTTCATCGCGCTTTCGAACTGGGGGTGAACTATGTAGACACCGCCTGGTTCTACTGCGACGGGCAAAGCGAAATCGTGGTTGGGAAAGCTTTGAAGGGCTGGCGCGATAAGGTATACGTTTCCACCAAGTACCCCATCGGTAATGAAAAGGGCTATCGCGAACTGCTGGAGATACAGCTGCGCAAGCTGGACACAGACCATATCGATTTCTATCATTTCCACGGCATCGGCGAATGGTTTCTGAAACACGAACGGCGTGATGAATTCATCCGAGAGGCGCTGCGCGCGAAGGAGGAAGGGCTGATACGACACATCTCCTTCTCCTTCCACGACAAGCCCGAGGTGATGATGCAACTGATAGACCTGGGCATCTTCTCGTCCGTCCTCTGCCAGTACAACCTGCTCGACCGCGCCAATGAGGAGGCGCTGGCATACGCCAAAGCGAAGGGTCTGGGCACGGTGGTGATGGGTCCTGTCGGCGGCGGCAGACTGGCTGGGTTGCCTCGGGAGACCGCTGAGCGGTTGGGCATCCGTGTACACAGCAGTGCGGAGCTGGCTCTGCGCTTTGTGTTTGCCAACCGCAATGTGGACTGTGCACTGTCGGGCATGAGCGCTATCGAGCAGGTAGAGGAGAACGCGGCGATAGCCTCCAACATGTCACCTCTTAGCCCGGAAGAGGTCGCCGCTATCAACGCCGCGATGGACGAGAACAAGCGATTGGCAGACCTCTACTGCACCGGTTGTAACTACTGCTTGCCGCATTGTCCGCAGGAGGTGAACATCTCGCACATCTTCCAGGCGATGAACTACTACCGGGTGTACGGCTTGAAGGATTACGCGCGAGAGCACTACAACGCTATCGGCTCACGGTGGGTAAAGGGTAAAAAGGCGGATGCCTGTCTGGAGTGTGGCGAGTGCGAACAGCACTGCCCGCAGCACATTCCCATTCGGGAGCAGTTGAAGGAGTGTCTGGCGCTCTTCCACAACTACACGCAGTGA
- a CDS encoding endoglucanase — protein MPVPTAVTRALARGVNLSHWLSQHSLDEPHLQSYIGERDFALIARLGFTHVRLPIDTALLQSPDGQLREQGFAYVDRALDWAQANRLGVVIDLHPVPAPKVARDSTAYAHFERLWTGIAQRYHRRPLSMVYELLNEPVETDPQLWRETSIKLVKAIRSVDKRHTIIVCGHNWSGPDDLPAIRPIEDDNIVYTFHFYLPHEFTHQGATWGSAHWRPLRNVPYPLNRENVQPLLAGLPEGSASALRRLAEEGVDIGWIEKCMSPVVEYQKQYRVPLYCGEFGVYRAFSPADSRARWLADVVKTLQKYRIGWAMWDYKGGFALLRTDKPEPVADEAVVKALGLG, from the coding sequence ATGCCCGTACCCACCGCCGTCACCCGCGCCCTCGCCAGGGGCGTGAATCTGAGCCACTGGCTCTCGCAACACTCTCTGGATGAGCCACATCTGCAATCTTACATCGGAGAACGCGATTTCGCCCTGATTGCCCGGCTGGGTTTCACGCACGTGCGCCTGCCGATAGACACCGCTCTGCTGCAATCGCCGGATGGACAACTGCGCGAGCAGGGCTTCGCGTACGTAGACCGCGCACTGGACTGGGCACAGGCGAACCGCCTCGGCGTGGTGATTGACCTGCATCCCGTGCCCGCCCCCAAAGTAGCTCGCGATAGCACTGCATACGCGCACTTCGAGAGGCTGTGGACGGGCATTGCACAGCGCTATCACCGCCGCCCGCTCAGCATGGTGTACGAGCTGCTGAACGAACCGGTAGAAACCGACCCGCAGCTGTGGCGTGAGACAAGCATCAAACTGGTCAAAGCCATCCGCTCGGTAGATAAGCGTCACACCATCATTGTTTGTGGACACAACTGGAGCGGACCCGACGACCTGCCCGCCATCCGCCCGATAGAGGATGATAACATCGTGTACACCTTCCACTTCTACCTGCCGCACGAGTTTACCCACCAGGGCGCTACATGGGGTAGCGCACACTGGCGTCCATTGCGTAACGTGCCGTACCCGCTGAACAGGGAGAACGTGCAGCCTCTATTGGCGGGTTTACCCGAAGGCTCTGCCTCTGCCCTGCGTCGTCTCGCCGAGGAGGGAGTGGACATCGGCTGGATAGAGAAGTGCATGTCGCCGGTGGTGGAATACCAGAAGCAGTACCGCGTGCCCCTGTATTGTGGGGAGTTTGGCGTGTACCGCGCCTTTTCGCCAGCCGATTCGCGCGCCCGCTGGCTAGCGGACGTAGTGAAGACGTTGCAGAAATACCGCATCGGCTGGGCAATGTGGGACTATAAAGGGGGATTTGCCCTGCTTCGAACGGATAAGCCAGAGCCGGTAGCGGACGAGGCGGTGGTGAAGGCGTTAGGGCTCGGTTGA
- the hisG gene encoding ATP phosphoribosyltransferase: MKLKIGLPKGSLQEATFELFKKAGFDFHVSSRSYEPIVDDPELEPWLIRPQEIPRYVQDGVLDVGISGKDWIEDNGVDVIEVADLTYSKVTRNPVRVVLAVQESSPIQSVKDLQGKRIATEYVRLTERYLQQHGVQATVEFSWGACEVKVPTLADAIVVNTETGSSLRAHNLRIVDTLLVSTPRLIANKQAWQDAWKREKTENIAMLLTAALNAGVLVGLKMNVERANLPAVLGVLPALKNPTISPLSDEGWVAVETILEEKQVRELIPQLKRAGAQGIVEYPLNKVIY, encoded by the coding sequence GTGAAGCTCAAAATCGGTTTGCCGAAGGGCAGTCTACAGGAAGCCACCTTCGAACTGTTCAAAAAGGCAGGGTTCGATTTCCACGTCTCGTCGCGCTCGTATGAGCCGATAGTCGACGACCCCGAACTGGAACCCTGGCTCATCCGTCCGCAGGAAATCCCACGTTATGTGCAGGACGGCGTGCTGGACGTGGGCATCAGCGGGAAGGACTGGATCGAAGACAACGGCGTGGACGTGATAGAAGTCGCCGACCTGACATATTCCAAAGTGACCCGCAACCCGGTGCGTGTGGTGCTGGCGGTGCAGGAGAGCAGCCCCATCCAGAGTGTCAAAGACCTGCAGGGCAAGCGCATTGCTACCGAATATGTGCGCCTCACCGAGCGTTATCTACAGCAGCATGGCGTGCAGGCAACGGTAGAGTTTTCCTGGGGTGCGTGCGAGGTGAAAGTGCCTACCCTCGCCGATGCCATCGTGGTCAATACGGAAACGGGCAGCAGCCTGCGGGCGCACAACCTGCGTATCGTAGATACGTTGCTGGTCTCTACCCCTCGCCTCATCGCCAACAAGCAAGCGTGGCAGGATGCGTGGAAGCGCGAGAAGACCGAGAACATCGCCATGTTGCTGACCGCCGCACTCAACGCGGGCGTGCTGGTGGGCTTGAAGATGAACGTGGAACGGGCGAACCTGCCTGCCGTGCTGGGCGTATTGCCTGCGCTCAAGAACCCCACCATCTCCCCGCTGTCGGACGAGGGATGGGTGGCGGTAGAGACCATTTTGGAAGAGAAGCAGGTGCGCGAACTGATACCGCAGCTCAAACGCGCCGGAGCACAGGGCATCGTGGAATATCCGCTCAACAAGGTGATTTACTGA